DNA sequence from the Phaeobacter sp. G2 genome:
CAGCCCGAATGGCAAGCGGTGGGGCCGCAGGAACGCTGAGGGGCGTATCGTCGAGGCCTACGGCTTTGATCTGTCGCCGCTGTCGGCCCGCGTCGATGAGTTCGAGGGACTTCATGCCGAGTTGCGGGCCGAGCGCGAACTCTGCCAGCGCCTGAAGCGCCAGATCACGGTGGCACGCCGGATGATCCGAGCCCGGATCGAGGCAGCTCTCAGCAGCGCGCTGCGTGGGCCCTGGAGGCAATTCACGGGGCTTTTCGAAGAGCTTCTCGACCAGCTACCGCGCCGACACGAAGCGTCCGAACAGCTGGTGCGCTTGCTCACATGGTTCAAGGAACTCCAGGAACGGGTTGAGGCGGCCTATCTCAAAGCGACTGGCGCGGTGAAACCTGTGGAAAACACCGATAACAAAGATGTCCATGTCATAGAGAAGACTCAAAAAGTGAACCCCAGGGAGGTCATTTCCGAACCTCATATACTAATTACAAAACAACTTAATCCTGTAATTAGTAATTCCTCTGAAAAAGAGGAAGCGGCGGGTGTGGTGCCCAATGCCCCACCCGAAGAGCGGGTTAATAGGGATCTGGAAGACTGGGTTGCCGAGGTGCGCAAGAAGCGCACAGCGCTCGACCTGCCGACAATCATGCAGGCCTGTCCGGAATTCGCGTCTTGGGCGCGTAATATGGGTGGATTCCTGAAGGATTGGGGCGATTTGCACCGGGTTGCCGGTCAACTCAGGCCGATGATCGGGATCTCGGAGCATGCCTGGAACGTGGCGCAGGACCGAATGGGCACTCAGGTGGCCACGGCAGCGTTTGCGCTTGTCTTCGAGAAGCACAGCGCGGGTGAAGTTTCCTCGCCGGGTGGATATCTGCGCGGCATGGTCGAGAAAGCCGGGGCAGGGGAGCTGCATCTGGAGCGCAGCTTCTATGGTAGGCTCAGTGGGCAGGCAGCGTGACGTATTGATAAATAAGTGGCATTGGCATATATTGCCAATAAAGGAGACCTGACCCATGGTGACACGCAACGTTGTCCTGACCGAAACCCAAGACCATCTGGTTCAAGCGCTGGTGGCGTCCGGGCGATACCAGAATGTGAGTGAAGCCATGCGCGCTGGCCTGAGGCTGCTCGAGCAGGAAGAGGCGCAGATCACGGGCATCCGCCAAGGACTTCTCGAAGGTCTGGCGCAGGCAAATGCGGGTGATTTTGCGGAAGGCAGCGGCAAAAATGCGATCCGTAGGGCCTTTGCGACTGCGCGCACGCGTTCATGAGCCGATCCATCCGGCTGACCCGTCGTGCAGAAGCCAGCCTCACTGAAATCGCCAGATGGACGATTGAGAATTTCGGGCTGCGCCAAGCGGAGCTTTACGAGGCCGAATTGCTCAACCGCTGTGAGAGTATTCTGAATGGCCAAGCCCATAGTCGGAGTTGCGCAGTTCTCGTTGATGATGTCGACGACCTGAGGTTCATAAGGGCAGGGGAGCATTTCCTGGTCTTTCTGGATCGATCGGACGAGGTCATCATCGTGGACATCCTCCATTCCCGCAGCGATCTCCCTCGCTATGTTGCCTCACTTTCGGCTTTGAAATCCGAAGACTCCTGATCCACATCACAACCCGGCTGCCCTCGTCAGGTTGACGCGGAACCTGTCTCGGCGGCGCTGATAGCGGCGAGTCATCTCGGCCGAAGCGTGCCCCAACTGCTTCTGGACATAGCGCTCGTCGACTTCGGCGGAGCTGGCGAGACCGGCGCGCAAGCTGTGACCGGAGAACAGCGCCAGGCGGTCTTTCTCGGGCAGATCCGACCGGATGCCGGCGTCCAGCACCGTGCGCTTGATCAGGCGTGCGACATGCTTGTCGTTCAGCCGCGCCTCTGATGCCCGTTTGCCATCGCGCGAGGTCCCGACAAAGACCGGACCGAAGTCGATCTTGGCGAAATGCAGCCATTGCTCGAGCGCATGGACTGGGCAGGTTTGATCCTTGGAGCCACGGCCAACCTCGACCTCGCGCCAGCCAGTCTTTGCATTGAGGGTGAGCAGGGCGCCCTTGTCGAAGATCTCGATCCAACCGCCCGAGTCCGGCGTATCGTCCTTGTGAACGTCGAGGTTGACGATTTCCGAACGGCGGAGGCCGCCAGCGTAGCCGATCAACAGAATCGCCCGGTCCCGGAGCCCGCGCAGATCGAAAGGAAGGGTAGCCACCATCGCGAGGATGTCCTCGGCCAGAATTGCCTCCTTCTGAACCGGCGGACGTGCGTGCCTACGCTTGATTCCGGCCAGCACCGACGCGATGTGCCGGTTCTTGCGATCGAGGGCAAAGCCGCGCTGCGCATAGTTCCAGGCGAGGCCCGACAGGCGGCGGTCGATGGTGCTAACCGATCGGGCAGGGGAGGGGCCCGTTCCGGACGCCAGGTCCGCAAGGTAGAGCCCGATCATTTCGGGTGAAGGGGGCAGAGGCTCCGCGCCCTTCATCCGGCACCAGCGCGTGAAATGCGCCCAATCCTTGGCATAGGCCTTCAGCGTATTGTCAGAAGCTGCGGCGTGGGCATAGTCGCGGGCCGTATCGACGAGGCGATCCAGGCTGCCGGAGCCCGCGACGTGGGCGGGTAGGGAGATATCGTCGCTTTTTTCTTGATCTCTCTCGTCGTCCTGAGCGATACTAAACGCACCAGAGTTTGATGATGTCGATTTCTCGTCCTCTGCGGCCATTTCCAGTGATTCCAGCGATGAAATTGAACTGTCTCGCAGCATATCTTTTTGTGTCCGATAATGCAAATTTATTGGACATAGTGCAGAGCAGCAAGGCGGGGCGGTTCGATCGCTATTTTCTGGAAGAAAGCGCCGCGCTGATGTAGGCTTTGGGCATGACTTTTGCCCGACCGGATCACATCAGCGACTTCGACAGGTTACCCCGGATGCCCACCTGGTTCACCTCTGCACGCGCTGAAACCCTTGAAGATGTGACGTTTTTGTCGGGCGCGGCGTTGAACCATCTGCATTTTGTGTTGGGACGCGAGGAAGTGCCCCAAGCCTTGTTGCGGGACCGGCTCGCGCTGCGCGCAGCGGAGGCTTGTGTCGCGTTTTCCGGCCGACCAGAGCGGGCAGGGGAGCTGCGCGACGCGGTGCACCTACTGCGGCCCGGTGATCTACCGGGACCGGCCGGTGAAACCTGCCTTGCCTGGCGGCGCGCGGCGGAGCGGTCGGTGTCGATCAAGGCTTTGGGCCGAGCCTTACCTGCTTTTGAGCCGAGCCAGATTGCCGCGTGGGTTGATGCCGGGAAAGGGGCGCCGATGACCTGTGCCGCGATGGTGCTGGAAGCCGTTCTGCGCGAAGCACCGCGCGCAGACGTAGCAGGGCTGATCCTCGCGGACGCCGCCCTCGCTCAGGTGCTCGGCTGGGATCATCTCGTGCCGTTGCTGGCCGCAGGTCTGAAACGTGCCGACCTGCGCAAGCGAGGCGAAGATCTGCGCGTGGCCTGTCATCGCGCAGTCATCTCTTCTGTGACCGAGGCCGTTCGGCAGGCCGCCGACCTCGCGCGGCGGGCGGCGCATCTGATGGCGGT
Encoded proteins:
- a CDS encoding type II toxin-antitoxin system RelE/ParE family toxin, which produces MSRSIRLTRRAEASLTEIARWTIENFGLRQAELYEAELLNRCESILNGQAHSRSCAVLVDDVDDLRFIRAGEHFLVFLDRSDEVIIVDILHSRSDLPRYVASLSALKSEDS
- the repC gene encoding plasmid replication protein RepC, coding for MSQNKRVMSNIGQRSGWRKATAGLATAEQLAQAGERVAVPKTRAFVALKRVGAHIGLKAGDMMLLDTLGAFTQAQDWEEGQRPIVWASNAYLMEQTGFSLSALKRHARRLAEIGVISFQDSPNGKRWGRRNAEGRIVEAYGFDLSPLSARVDEFEGLHAELRAERELCQRLKRQITVARRMIRARIEAALSSALRGPWRQFTGLFEELLDQLPRRHEASEQLVRLLTWFKELQERVEAAYLKATGAVKPVENTDNKDVHVIEKTQKVNPREVISEPHILITKQLNPVISNSSEKEEAAGVVPNAPPEERVNRDLEDWVAEVRKKRTALDLPTIMQACPEFASWARNMGGFLKDWGDLHRVAGQLRPMIGISEHAWNVAQDRMGTQVATAAFALVFEKHSAGEVSSPGGYLRGMVEKAGAGELHLERSFYGRLSGQAA
- a CDS encoding type II toxin-antitoxin system ParD family antitoxin, giving the protein MVTRNVVLTETQDHLVQALVASGRYQNVSEAMRAGLRLLEQEEAQITGIRQGLLEGLAQANAGDFAEGSGKNAIRRAFATARTRS
- a CDS encoding tyrosine-type recombinase/integrase → MAAEDEKSTSSNSGAFSIAQDDERDQEKSDDISLPAHVAGSGSLDRLVDTARDYAHAAASDNTLKAYAKDWAHFTRWCRMKGAEPLPPSPEMIGLYLADLASGTGPSPARSVSTIDRRLSGLAWNYAQRGFALDRKNRHIASVLAGIKRRHARPPVQKEAILAEDILAMVATLPFDLRGLRDRAILLIGYAGGLRRSEIVNLDVHKDDTPDSGGWIEIFDKGALLTLNAKTGWREVEVGRGSKDQTCPVHALEQWLHFAKIDFGPVFVGTSRDGKRASEARLNDKHVARLIKRTVLDAGIRSDLPEKDRLALFSGHSLRAGLASSAEVDERYVQKQLGHASAEMTRRYQRRRDRFRVNLTRAAGL
- a CDS encoding DUF1403 family protein produces the protein MTFARPDHISDFDRLPRMPTWFTSARAETLEDVTFLSGAALNHLHFVLGREEVPQALLRDRLALRAAEACVAFSGRPERAGELRDAVHLLRPGDLPGPAGETCLAWRRAAERSVSIKALGRALPAFEPSQIAAWVDAGKGAPMTCAAMVLEAVLREAPRADVAGLILADAALAQVLGWDHLVPLLAAGLKRADLRKRGEDLRVACHRAVISSVTEAVRQAADLARRAAHLMAVAPKLRAKGAGDAVAMFLSRDAVAPSALPLPDRAARRLCDRLVDLGAVRELTGRDTFRLYGV